From a single Sediminibacterium sp. KACHI17 genomic region:
- the mdh gene encoding malate dehydrogenase, whose protein sequence is MKVTVVGAGAVGATCADNIARAALAEELVLLDIKEGLAEGKAQDMMQTAALLGFDTRITGSTNDYSKTAGSDVVVITSGLPRKPGMTREELIGTNAGIVKGVCENILKYSPNAIIIVISNPMDTMTYLALQSTGLPKNRIIGMGGTLDSARFKYQLSQHLGCSPADLNAVVVGGHGDTTMIPLIRLATWNSAPVTNFLTEEQQKQIVADTMVGGATLTKLIGTSAWYAPGAAGAALVESILRDEKKLFTCCVSLEGEYGQKDICLGVPVVIGKNGWEKIIDFKLNEEEQALFNKSAEAVRSMNDVLKTL, encoded by the coding sequence ATGAAAGTAACCGTAGTAGGTGCCGGAGCCGTAGGAGCTACTTGTGCCGACAATATTGCACGCGCCGCATTGGCCGAAGAATTGGTATTACTGGATATTAAAGAAGGTCTGGCCGAAGGTAAGGCACAAGACATGATGCAAACCGCTGCTTTGCTGGGTTTTGACACCCGTATTACCGGCAGCACCAATGATTATTCAAAGACTGCTGGTTCAGATGTAGTTGTGATCACTTCAGGTTTGCCTCGCAAACCGGGTATGACACGTGAAGAACTGATCGGTACCAATGCCGGTATCGTAAAAGGTGTGTGTGAAAACATCCTGAAGTATTCCCCTAATGCCATCATCATCGTGATCAGTAATCCGATGGATACTATGACATATCTGGCATTACAATCTACAGGTTTACCTAAAAACAGAATCATCGGTATGGGTGGTACATTGGATAGCGCCCGTTTCAAATATCAATTGAGTCAGCACCTGGGTTGCAGTCCTGCTGATCTTAATGCAGTAGTAGTAGGTGGGCATGGTGATACCACTATGATTCCATTGATCCGTTTGGCTACTTGGAATAGTGCACCTGTTACTAATTTCCTAACAGAAGAACAGCAAAAGCAAATCGTGGCGGATACCATGGTTGGTGGTGCTACGTTAACCAAACTGATCGGTACTTCTGCATGGTATGCACCGGGAGCAGCTGGAGCAGCACTGGTAGAAAGCATTCTGCGTGATGAAAAGAAATTGTTTACCTGCTGCGTAAGTCTGGAAGGTGAATACGGACAAAAAGATATCTGTTTAGGTGTTCCTGTGGTGATCGGTAAGAATGGTTGGGAAAAGATCATCGACTTTAAATTGAATGAAGAAGAACAAGCTTTATTCAACAAGAGTGCTGAAGCAGTGAGAAGCATGAATGATGTGTTGAAGACTTTATAA